A segment of the Romboutsia sp. 13368 genome:
TCAGCAACATCAGCAAATAGACCAGAATTCCAAAANNNNNNNNNNNNNNNNNNNNNNNNNNNNNNNNNNNNNNNNNNNNNNNNNNNNNNNNNNNNNNNNNNNNNNNNNNNNNNNNNNNNNNNNNNNNNNNNNNNNNNNNNNNNNNNNNNNNNNNNNNNNNNNNNNNNNNNNNNNNNNNNNNNNNNCTTAGATAATTCACCGGAAAGTGTTATCCTAGAATCGGTTATTGAAGGTATGGCACAGTATTATTCTGCAAACTTAGCAAGGGAAGTTGCTAAAGGCCAAAAAGAGAATGCCCTCAAAGCCCTACACAATGGCGGTGATGCGCCTTTAGGTTATGATGTTGCATTTGATNNNNNNNNNNNNNNNNNNNNNNNNNNNNNNNNNNNNNNNNNNNNNNNNNNNNNNNNNNNNNNNNNNNNNNNNNNNNNNNNNNNNNNNNNNNNNNNNNNNNNNNNNNNNNNNNNNNNNNNNNNNNNNNNNNNNNNNNNNNNNNNNNNNNNNNNNNNNNNNNNNNNNNNNNNNNNNNNNNNNNNNNNNNNNNNNNNNNNNNNNNNNNNNNNNNNNNNNNNNNNNNNNNNNNNNNNNNNNNNNNNNNNNNNNNNNNNNNNNNNNNNNNNNNNNNNNNNNNNNNNNNNNNNNNNNNNNNNNNNNNNNNNNNNNNNNNNNNNNNNNNNNNNNNNNNNNNNNNNNNNNNNNNNNNNNNNNNNNNNNNNNNNNNNNNNNNNNNNNNNNNNNNNNNNNNNNNNNNNNNNNNNNNNNNNNNNNNNNNNNNATGCAATGCAAGGTAATAAAAGAAAAGATAAGTATGGAAATGATTATATTTCATATAGATGTGGATGTAGAAAACAAAAANNNNNNNNNNNNNNNNNNNNNNNNNNNNNNNNNNNNNNNNNNNNNNNNNNNNNNNNNNNNNNNNNNNNNNNNNNNNNNNNNNNNNNNNNNNNNNNNNNNNNNNNNNNNNNNNNNNNNNNNNNNNNNNNNNNNNNNNNNNNNNNNNNNNNNNNNNNNNNNNNNNNNNNNNNNNNNNNNNNNNNNNNNNNNNNNNNNNNNNNNNNNNNNNNNNNNNNNNNNNNNNNNNNNNNNNNNNNNNNNNNNNNNNNNNNNNNNNNNNNNNNNNNNNNNNNNNNNNNNNNNNNNNNNNNNNNNNNNNNNNNNNNNNNNNNNNNNNNNNNNNNNNNNNNNNNNNNNNNNNNNNNNNNNNNNNNNNNNNNNNNNNNNNNNNNNNNNNNNNNNNNNNNNNNNNNNNNNNNNNNNNNNNNNNNNNNNNNNNNNNNNNNNNNNNNNNNNNNNNNNNNNNNNNNNNNNNNNNNNNNNNNNNNNNNNNNNNNNNNNNNNNNNNNNNNNNNNNNNNNNNNNNNNNNNNNNNNNNNNNNNNNNNNNNNNNNNNNNNNNNNNNNNNNNNNNNNNNNNNNNNNNNNNNNNNNNNNNNNNNNNNNNNNNNNNNNNNNNNNNNNNNNNNNNNNNNNNNNNNNNNNNNNNNNNNNNNNNNNNNNNNNNNNNNNNNNNNNNNNNNNNNNNNNNNNNNNNNNNNNNNNNNNNNNNNNNNNNNNNNNNNNNNNNNNNNNNNNNNNNNNNNNNNNNNNNNNNNNNNNNNNNNNNNNNNNNNNNNNNNNNNNNNNNNNNNNNNNNNNNNNNNNNNNNNNNNNNNNNNNNNNNNNNNNNNNNNNNNNNNNNNNNNNNNNNNNNNNNNNNNNNNNNNNNNNNNNNNNNNNNNNNNNNNNNNNNNNNNNNNNNNNNNNNNNNNNNNNNNNNNNNNNNNNNNNNNNNNNNNNNNNNNNNNNNNNNNNNNNNNNNNNNNNNNNNNNNNNNNNNNNNNNNNNNNNNNNNNNNNNNNNNNNNNNNNNNNNNNNNNNNNNNNNNNNNNNNNNNNNNNNNNNNNNNNNNNNNNNNNNNNNNNNNNNNNNNNNNNNNNNNNNNNNNNNNNNNNNNNNNNNNNNNNNNNNNNNNNNNNNNNNNNNNNNNNNNNNNNNNNNNNNNNNNNNNNNNNNNNNNNNNNNNNNNNNNNNNNNNNNNNNNNNNNNNNNNNNNNNNNNNNNNNNNNNNNNNNNNNNNNNNNNNNNNNNNNNNNNNNNNNNNNNNNNNNNNNNNNNNNNNNNNNNNNNNNNNNNNNNNNNNNNNNNNNNNNNNNNNNNNNNNNNNNNNNNNNNNNNNNNNNNNNNNNNNNNNNNNNNNNNNNNNNNNNNNNNNNNNNNNNNNNNNNNNNNNNNNNNNNNNNNNNNNNNNNNNNNNNNNNNNNNNNNNNNNNNNNNNNNNNNNNNNNNNNNNNNNNNNNNNNNNNNNNNNNNNNNNNNNNNNNNNNNNNNNNNNNNNNNNNNNNNNNNNNNNNNNNNNNNNNNNNNNNNNNNNNNNNNNNNNNNNNNNNNNNNNNNNNNNNNNNNNNNNNNNNNNNNNNNNNNNNNNNNNNNNNNNNNNNNNNNNNNNNNNNNNNNNNNNNNNNNNNNNNNNNNNNNNNNNNNNNNNNNNNNNNNNNNNNNNNNNNNNNNNNNNNNNNNNNNNNNNNNNNNNNNNNNNNNNNNNNNNNNNNNNNNNNNNNNNNNNNNNNNNNNNNNNNNNNNNNNNNNNNNNNNNNNNNNNNNNNNNNNNNNNNNNNNNNNNNNNNNNNNNNNNNNNNNNNNNNNNNNNNNNNNNNNNNNNNNNNNNNNNNNNNNNNNNNNNNNNNNNNNNNNNNNNNNNNNNNNNNNNNNNNNNNNNNNNNNNNNNNNNNNNNNNNNNNNNNNNNNNNNNNNNNNNNNNNNNNNNNNNNNNNNNNNNNNNNNNNNNNNNNNNNNNNNNNNNNNNNNNNNNNNNNNNNNNNNNNNNNNNNNNNNNNNNNNNNNNNNNNNNNNNNNNNNNNNNNNNNNNNNNNNNNNNNNNNNNNNNNNNNNNNNNNNNNNNNNNNNNNNNNNNNNNNNNNNNNNNNNNNNNNNNNNNNNNNNNNNNNNNNNNNNNNNNNNNNNNNNNNNNNNNNNNNNNNNNNNNNNNNNNNNNNNNNNNNNNNNNNNNNNNGGTATTATTCCTGCGATTCGTCTCCACCATTGAAATATATTAAAATACTCATATCTTTTAGATATGAGTATNNNNNNNNNNNNNNNNNNNNNNNNNNNNNNNNNNNNNNNNNNNNNNNNNNNNNNNNNNNNNNNNNNNNNNNNNNNNNNNNNNNNNNNNNNNNNNNNNNNNNNNNNNNNNNNNNNNNNNNNNNNNNNNNNNNNNNNNNNNNNNNNNNNNNNNNNNNNNNNNNNNNNNNNNNNNNNNNNNNNNNNNNNNNNNNNNNNNNNNNNNNNNNNNNNNNNNNNNNNNNNNNNNNNNNNNNNNNNNNNNNNNNNNNNNNNNNNNNNNNNNNNNNNNNNNNNNGATGCTAGAAATGGAATATATTCCAGCAGTTCATGATGAAAAAATTAATATTGAANNNNNCATAAAAATTCCATTATCAAAATTATCTACTTTAGGGGTTGCATTTTCAAATTTATCTGATGTTACACGTACGATAACACAGAGTATTAATAATGATGAATTATANNNNNNNNNNNNNNNNNNNNNNNNNNNNNNNNNNNNNNNNNNNNNNNNNNNNNNNNNNNNNNNNNNNNNNNNNNNNNNNNNNNNNNNNNNNNNNNNNNNNNNNNNNNNNNNNNNNNNNNNNNNNNNNNNNNNNNNNNNNNNNNNNNNNNNNNNNNNNNNNNNNNNNNNNNNNNNNNNNNNNNNNTTAATGACTATAGACAATAAACTTGATAGTATTCAAGAAACACAGCAAGAGATACTCTCATTTCTAGAGAATAAAGAAAAGGCAAATTTAAAGGCAAGTNNNNNNNNNNNNNNNNNNNNNNNNNNNNNNNNNNNNNNNNNNNNNNNNNNNNNNNNNNNNNNNNNNNNNNNNNNNNNNNNNNNNNNNNNNNNNNNNNNNNNNNNNNNNNNNNNNNNNNNNNNNNNNNNNNNNNNNNNNNNNNNNNNNNNNNNNNNNNNNNNNNNNNNNNNNNNNNNNNNNNNNNNNNNNNNNNNNNNNNNNNNNNNNNNNNNNNNNNNNNNNNNNNNNNNNNNNNNNNNNNNNNNNNNNNNNNNNNNNNNNNNNNNNNNNNNNNNNNNNNNNNNNNNNNNNNNNNNNNNNNNNNNNNNNNNNNNNNNNNNNNNNNNNNNNNNNNNNNNNNNNNNNNNNNNNNNNNNNNNNNNNNNNNNNNNNNNNNNNNNNNNNNNNNNNNNNNNNNNNNNNNNNNNNNNNNNNNNNNNNNNNNNNNNNNNNNNNNNNNNNNNNNNNNNNNNNNNNNNNNNNNNNNNNNNNNNNNNNNNNNNNNNNNNNNNNNNNNNNNNNGTATTGATGGAAACCGGTGAACGATTRAAAAAATTTGAATCGAATAAAATGAATAAAGCTCTTAAAAATTTTAGTGATGCAAGAAGTAGTCAAGTTGGATTATTTATTGATAATATAAATACAGTTAATAAATTGTATAATGAACCATTTGAATTTTTGATTGATAAAGAATACATATANNNNNNNNNNNNNNNNNNNNNNNNNNNNNNNNNNNNNNNNNNNNNNNNNNNNNNNNNNNNNNNNNNNNNNNNNNNNNNNNNNNNNNNNNNNNNNNNNNNNNNNNNNNNNNNNNNNNNNNNNNNNNNNNNNNNNNNNNNNNNNNNNNNNNNNNNNNNNNNNNNNNNNNNNNNNNNNNNNNNNNNNNNNNNNNNNNNNNNNNNNNNNNNNNNNNNNNNNNNNNNNNNNNNNNNNNNNNNNNNNNNNNNNNNNNNNNNNNNNNNNNNNNNNNNNNNNNNNNNNNNNNNNNNNNNNNNNNNNNNNNNNNNNNNNNNNNNNNNNNNNNNNNNNNNNNNNNNNNNNNNNNNNNNNNNNNNNNNNNNNNNNNNNNNNNNNNNNNNNNNNNNNNNNNNNNNNNNNNNNNNNNNNNNNNNNNNNNNNNNNNNNNNNNNNNNNNNNNNNNNNNNNNNNNNNNNNNNNNNNNNNNNNNNNNNNNNNNNNNNNNNNNNNNNNNNNNNNNNNNNNNNNNNNNNNNNNNNNNNNNNNNNNNNNNNNNNNNNNNNNNNNNNNNNNNNNNNNNNNNNNNNNNNNNNNNNNNNNNNNNNNNNNNNNNNNNNNNNNNNNNNNNNNNNNNNNNNNNNNNNNNNNNNNNNNNNNNNNNNNNNNNNNNNNNNNNNNNNNNNNNNNNNNNNNNNNNNNNNNNNNNNNNNNNNNNNNNNNNNNNNNNNNNNNNNNNNNNNNNNNNNNNNNNNNNNNNNNNNNNNNNNNNNNNNNNNNNNNNNNNNNNNNNNNNNNNNNNNNNNNNNNNNNNNNNNNNNNNNNGAGTATTTAGGGCATCAAAATTATATAACTTTATAAAATGATTAAATATATTAATTTTTAAGGTTTGGTAAAATAGGTGCCCTGATGCCCTAATTTTAGTTCTTAATATATTTTAGATTGTAATTTCTATTGTATTTTAATATAAACTAGATAGTATTTTAATAAATATTTAATGGTGGATATAATTATTGTGAATCGTCTCCACCATTTAAATCCACGAACACACATANNNNNNTCTACTAAAATATAATAATTAGTAGTTCTTTTTTACGTACAAAAAACTATAACATAAAATGATGTTTTGAAATGTTTCGTCGACACATCGCTCAAGAGAAGCGAATTTTTATAAAAAATTTTCCTAAACTATTTTAATATACTTTGACAAAACCTCTCTAGTATTATTTAATCATAAAANNNCTTTTTCTATAAAATACTTTTATAAAAAATTTTATTAAACTTCTTTACTATACTACGACCAAACTCCTTTGATATCATCTAATCATAAAACAAAATGAAACAAAAAGGGGAAAATATGAACTACAAACTAAACACAGAACTAATAAAATCAAAAATGCTGCAAAAAGGCTACTCAATAACAAAACTAGCATCAATAAGCCAAATCTCAAAATCAACAGCCGCAAGAGCAGTAAACGGACAAGGAACACAAAGACCCCAAACCATATATAAAATATCAAAATCATTAGACATAGACACAAAAGACATAACACTATAAAAACTAAGGGGGGATAAACATGTTCAAAACATATATACAAGAAATAAATAATATAAAAGACTTAGAAACTGTAATAAACTACTACTATCCAAACCAACTAAAAAGAAACAAAATGAGCTGTCCATTTCACAATGACAAAACACCAAGCTTTTCAATAGTAGACAAAGGAAATGGAGCCTTCTATAAATGCTTTTCTTGTAATGAAGGTGGAGACATAATAAAATTCATTCAAAAAATAGAAAACCTACCATTCATACAAGCCTTACAAAAAGCTTATGAAATACTAAATAGACCTTTAAATTTACCAAATATAAAAACTAATACCTCAAAATCTTTAAACAAAGAAAACTTAGTAAATTTTTATAATAATAAGTATCAAAAATNTTTACAAGAAGGTGATTTAGAYAAAGCCTTTGAAYTAAGTTGTAAAAGTGATGAAGTGAGAGATAAAAAATATAATATCATCTATCCTTTTGTAAATAAAAAAGGTGAACCTATGAAAATCTGGGACAACCTATATGAAATACTAAAAGCAAACAATATACAAGTTTCTTATAATGAAATAACTAAAGATATTGAAATAKAAGGATTAGATGTAAGCAATGGGGATAACCAACTTGTAGAAATTCATTCCTTATGTTCAAAGTGTGGATTTAATCTTAATCTTCATATGATTGATAAATTTATAGGAATAATAGCAGAATCAAATCCTAAAAATCCAGTAGCAGATTATTTAAGTGAATCCTATATGAACTTTGATGGAAACTATGAATACATACAAAAACTATGTGATGCTATTATTACTCCAAAGGATTATAATCCTAAATTAAAGAAAACACTTATAACTAAGTGGTTAATAAATACTGCAATGATACCTTTTAATGATGGAAGTAAAAATATTGAAGGTATACTTACACTTCAAGGAAAGCAAGGAATAGGTAAAACAAGGCTTATCAAAAAACTAATACCMATGTATGTAAAAACAGGACTAGAACTAGATCCAAGTGATAAAGATAAAGTATATCAATGTATAAAATACTGGGTATCTGAGTTAGGGGAACTTGATTCTACATTAAAAAGAGATTTGGCTAAACTTAAAGCTTTTATAACAGAAAGTAGTGATGAATTTAGAAGACCATATGCTATGAAACCTATGGTATACCCAAGAAGAACATCTTTTTATGCAACAGTAAACAATGGAGATTTCTTAAAAGATGATACAGGAAACAGAAGGTACTGGGTAATACCTGTTGAAAAAATTGATTTTGAGATAATAGATAATTTAGATATAAATATGCTATGGGCAGAGGTAATGCATTTAAAGGAAGATTATAAGGTTAAACATTATTTAGAAAAGGATGAATTAGAGTTATTAAATAGTAGCAATGAAGATTTTAAAATATCTTTAAATGTTGAACTTGTAGTTGAAAGAGAGTTTGATTGGGACAGTGATAAGTCAAATTGGAAGTGGAAATCAACAGCAGATATATGTAGTAAGTTAAATATAAATTCTACAAGTTCATTAAAGACAAGCTTATTTAAATATGGTGCTCAGTATAAAAAGAGCAATGGAAGAAGAGGATATATAACTCCACCATATAAATGCCCATTATTATCGGGCATTATATAGTTTTAGATAGGTTGATGCCCTGATTTTTTAAGAAAATAATAAAAAGCTAGGGCATTAGGACAGTAAGATTTTATATAGGGCATTAAAAAGTTAGTTAGTGCCCTGTAGTGAAAGTAAGTAATTTCAACAGATGTATATAGTTAGGGCATTTAGGGCATCAAAATTATATAACTTTATAAAATGATTAAATATATTAATTTTTAAGRTTTGGTAAAATAGGTGCCCTGATGCCCTAATTTTAGTTCTTAATATATTTTAGATTGTAATTTCTATTGTATTTTAATATAAACTAGATAGTATTTTANNNNNNNNNNNNNNNNNNNNNNNNNNNNNNNNNNNNNNNNNNNNNNNNNNNNNNNNNNNNNNNNNNNNNNNNNNNNNNNNNNNNNNNNNNNNNNNNNNNNNNNNNNNNNNNNNNNNNNNNNNNNNNNNNNNNNNNNNNNNNNNNNNNNNNNNNNNNNNNNNNNNNNNNNNNNNNNNNNNNNNNNNNNNNNNNNNNNNNNNNNNNNNNNNNNNNNNNNNNNNNNNNNNNNNNNNNNNNNNNNNNNNNNNNNNNNNNNNNNNNNNNNNNNNNNNNNNNNNNNNNNNNNNNNNNNNNNNNNNNNNNNNNNNNNNNNNNNNNNNNNNNNNNNNNNNNNNNNNNNNNNNNNNNNNNNNNNNNNNNNNNNNNNNNNNNNNNNNNNNNNNNNNNNNNNNNNNNNNNNNNNNNNNNNNNNNNNNNNNNNNNNNNNNNNNNNNNNNNNNNNNNNNNNNNNNNNNNNNNNNNNNNNNNNNNNNNNNNNNNNNNNNNNNNNNNNNNNNNNNNNNNNNNNNNNNNNNNNNNNNNNNNNNNNNNNNNNNNNNNNNNNNNNNNNNNNNNNNNNNNNNNNNNNNNNNNNNNNNNNNNNNNNNNNNNNNNNNNNNNNNNNNNNNNNNNNNNNNNNNNNNNNNNNNNNNNNNNNNNNNNNNNNNNNNNNNNNNNNNNNNNNNNNNNNNNNNNNNNNNNNNNNNNNNNNNNNNNNNNNNNNNNNNNNNNNNNNNNNNNNNNNNNNNNNNNNNNNNNNNNNNNNNNNNNNNNNNNNNNNNNNNNNNNNNNNNNNNNNNNNNNNNNNNNNNNNNNNNNNNNNNNNNNNNNNNNNNNNNNNNNNNNNNNNNNNNNNNNNNNNNNNNNNNNNNNNNNNNNNNNNNNNNNNNNNNNNNNNNNNNNNNNNNNNNNNNNNNNNNNNNNNNNNNNNNNNNNNNNNNNNNNNNNNNNNNNNNNNNNNNNNNNNNNNNNNNNNNNNNNNNNNNNNNNNNNNNNNNNNNNNNNNNNNNNNNNNNNNNNNNNNNNNNNNNNNNNNNNNNNNNNNNNNNNNNNNNNNNNNNNNNNNNNNNNNNNNNNNNNNNNNNNNNNNNNNNNNNNNNNNNNNNNNNNNNNNNNNNNNNNNNNNNNNNNNNNNNNNNNNNNNNNNNNNNNNNNNNNNNNNNNNNNNNNNNNNNNNNNNNNNNNNNNNNNNNNNNNNNNNNNNNNNNNNNNNNNNNNNNNNNNNNNNNNNNNNNNNNNNNNNNNNNNNNNNNNNNNNNNNNNNNNNNNNNNNNNNNNNNNNNNNNNNNNNNNNNNNNNNNNNNNNNNNNNNNNNNNNNNNNNNNNNNNNNNNNNNNNNNNNNNNNNNNNNNNNNNNNNNNNNNNNNNNNNNNNNNNNNNNNNNNNNNNNNNNNNNNNNNNNNNNNNNNNNNNNNNNNNNNNNNNNNNNNNNNNNNNNNNNNNNNNNNNNNNNNNNNNNNNNNNNNNNNNNNNNNNNNNNNNNNNNNNNNNNNNNNNNNNNNNNNNNNNNNNNNNNNNNNNNNNNNNNNNNNNNNNNNNNNNNNNNNNNNNNNNNNNNNNNNNNNNNNNNNNNNNNNNNNNNNNNNNNNNNNNNNNNNNNNNNNNNNNNNNNNNNNNNNNNNNNNNNNNNNNNNNNNNNNNNNNNNNNNNNNNNNNNNNNNNNNNNNNNNNNNNNNNNNNNNNNNNNNNNNNNNNNNNNNNNNNNNNNNNNNNNNNNNNNNNNNNNNNNNNNNNNNNNNNNNNNNNNNNNNNNNNNNNNNNNNNNNNNNNNNNNNNNNNNNNNNNNNNNNNNNNNNNNNNNNNNNNNNNNNNNNNNNNNNNNNNNNNNNNNNNNNNNNNNNNNNNNNNNNNNNNNNNNNNNNNNNNNNNNNNNNNNNNNNNNNNNNNNNNNNNNNNNNNNNNNNNNNNNNNNNNNNNNNNNNNNNNNNNNNNNNNNNNNNNNNNNNNNNNNNNNNNNNNNNNNNNNNNNNNNNNNNNNNNNNNNNNNNNNNNNNNNNNNNNNNNNNNNNNNNNNNNNNNNNNNNNNNNNNNNNNNNNNNNNNNNNNNNNNNNNNNNNNNNNNNNNNNNNNNNNNNNNNNNNNNNNNNNNNNNNNNNNNNNNNNNNNNNNNNNNNNNNNNNNNNNNNNNNNNNNNNNNNNNNNNNNNNNNNNNNNNNNNNNNNNNNNNNNNNNNNNNNNNNNNNNNNNNNNNNNNNNNNNNNNNNNNNNNNNNNNNNNNNNNNNNNNNNNNNNNNNNNNNNNNNNNNNNNNNNNNNNNNNNNNNNNNNNNNNNNNNNNNNNNNNNNNNNNNNNNNNNNNNNNNNNNNNNNNNNNNNNNNNNNNNNNNNNNNNNNNNNNNNNNNNNNNNNNNNNNNNNNNNNNNNNNNNNNNNNNNNNNNNNNNNNNNNNNNNNNNNNNNNNNNNNNNNNNNNNNNNNNNNNNNNNNNNNNNNNNNNNNNNNNNNNNNNNNNNNNNNNNNNNNNNNNNNNNNNNNNNNNNNNNNNNNNNNNNNNNNNNNNNNNNNNNNNNNNNNNNNNNNNNNNNNNNNNNNNNNNNNNNNNNNNNNNNNNNNNNNNNNNNNNNNNNNNNNNNNNNNNNNNNNNNNNNNNNNNNNNNNNNNNNNNNNNNNNNNNNNNNNNNNNNNNNNNNNNNNNNNNNNNNNNNNNNNNNNNNNNNNNNNNNNNNNNNNNNNNNNNNNNNNNNNNNNNNNNNNNNNNNNNNNNNNNNNNNNNNNNNNNNNNNNNNNNNNNNNNNNNNNNNNNNNNNNNNNNNNNNNNNNNNNNNNNNNNNNNNNNNNNNNNNNNNNNNNNNNNNNNNNNNNNNNNNNNNNNNNNNNNNNNNNNNNNNNNNNNNNNNNNNNNNNNNNNNNNNNNNNNNNNNNNNNNNNNNNNNNNNNNNNNNNNNNNNNNNNNNNNNNNNNNNNNNNNNNNNNNNNNNNNNNNNNNNNNNNNNNNNNNN
Coding sequences within it:
- a CDS encoding helix-turn-helix domain-containing protein is translated as MNYKLNTELIKSKMLQKGYSITKLASISQISKSTAARAVNGQGTQRPQTIYKISKSLDIDTKDITL
- a CDS encoding VapE domain-containing protein, producing MFKTYIQEINNIKDLETVINYYYPNQLKRNKMSCPFHNDKTPSFSIVDKGNGAFYKCFSCNEGGDIIKFIQKIENLPFIQALQKAYEILNRPLNLPNIKTNTSKSLNKENLVNFYNNKYQKXLQEGDLDKAFELSCKSDEVRDKKYNIIYPFVNKKGEPMKIWDNLYEILKANNIQVSYNEITKDIEIXGLDVSNGDNQLVEIHSLCSKCGFNLNLHMIDKFIGIIAESNPKNPVADYLSESYMNFDGNYEYIQKLCDAIITPKDYNPKLKKTLITKWLINTAMIPFNDGSKNIEGILTLQGKQGIGKTRLIKKLIPMYVKTGLELDPSDKDKVYQCIKYWVSELGELDSTLKRDLAKLKAFITESSDEFRRPYAMKPMVYPRRTSFYATVNNGDFLKDDTGNRRYWVIPVEKIDFEIIDNLDINMLWAEVMHLKEDYKVKHYLEKDELELLNSSNEDFKISLNVELVVEREFDWDSDKSNWKWKSTADICSKLNINSTSSLKTSLFKYGAQYKKSNGRRGYITPPYKCPLLSGII